The Kozakia baliensis genome includes a region encoding these proteins:
- a CDS encoding ribonuclease J: MTEEQSGLSFLPLGGTGEIGMNLNLYQLDGVWLAVDCGIGFSGNDTPEAEVLMPDPVFIAERHKSLCGLVITHAHEDHLGAVAHLWPQLRCPIYATPFASAVLRRKLGEAHLLHQVKIHTIRPGGHFEVGPFNLEFVPVTHSVPEAQALILRTPHGTVVHTGDWKLDNEPVVGPVTDLERFRAIGDEGVLAMVCDSTNVFKGGPSGTEGSVRDSMAELIGSLKGRIAVTCFASNVARVESIARAARAAGREVMVVGRSLRNLEVAARECGYLADLPPFLTEQDANTVPDHRLLMMITGSQGEPRSALSRIASDVHPNISLGEGDTVIYSSRMIPGNEQAVMAVQDNLTRRGVTVLTDKDHLVHVSGHATSDDLRHLYSLVRPKISVPTHGEWRHLTTHAAFARDAGAEAILLEDGDVLSLAPGRSEIVDTAPTGRLALDGGRLLPMTGGVLAARRKMLFNGMVLASFAVDDEGYVIGEPKISAPGLLEPDDPESTRISEEFADAIDEIPDELRRDDATFRDAAKTALRRALGRKLQKRPLVDVHLLRV, from the coding sequence ATGACAGAAGAACAGAGCGGTCTGTCCTTCCTGCCGTTAGGCGGAACGGGCGAGATCGGCATGAACCTAAATCTCTACCAACTGGACGGAGTCTGGCTGGCAGTAGATTGCGGTATCGGTTTCTCTGGCAATGACACGCCGGAAGCCGAAGTCCTGATGCCCGATCCGGTTTTCATCGCGGAGCGCCATAAATCGCTGTGCGGGTTGGTTATTACGCATGCGCATGAGGATCATCTCGGTGCCGTGGCGCATCTTTGGCCGCAATTGCGCTGCCCAATCTATGCGACGCCGTTTGCCAGTGCGGTGTTGCGTCGTAAGCTAGGTGAAGCTCATTTGCTCCACCAGGTGAAGATTCACACCATTCGCCCGGGTGGTCACTTCGAAGTTGGCCCCTTCAATCTCGAATTCGTTCCTGTAACGCATTCGGTTCCGGAAGCTCAGGCGCTGATCCTGCGTACGCCACATGGAACGGTCGTGCATACCGGGGATTGGAAGCTTGATAACGAGCCGGTCGTCGGTCCGGTGACGGATTTAGAGCGTTTTCGCGCCATTGGCGATGAAGGCGTGCTGGCGATGGTGTGCGATAGCACGAATGTCTTCAAAGGCGGTCCATCCGGCACGGAAGGGTCCGTTCGTGACAGCATGGCGGAACTGATCGGCAGCTTGAAGGGGCGTATTGCCGTCACGTGTTTTGCCAGTAACGTCGCGCGTGTGGAATCCATTGCGCGGGCGGCACGTGCCGCCGGGCGTGAAGTCATGGTGGTCGGGCGTTCGCTGCGCAATCTGGAAGTGGCGGCGCGGGAGTGCGGTTATCTGGCGGATCTGCCGCCGTTTTTGACGGAGCAGGACGCTAACACAGTGCCGGATCATCGCCTTTTGATGATGATCACAGGCAGTCAGGGCGAGCCCCGTTCGGCGCTTTCTCGCATCGCATCGGATGTCCATCCGAATATCTCACTCGGAGAAGGCGATACGGTCATCTATAGCTCGCGTATGATTCCTGGAAATGAGCAGGCGGTCATGGCGGTGCAGGATAATCTGACGCGGCGTGGCGTTACGGTGCTGACCGATAAAGACCATCTCGTGCATGTTTCCGGGCATGCTACGAGCGATGACCTCCGTCATCTGTATAGCTTGGTCCGCCCTAAAATCAGTGTGCCGACGCATGGAGAGTGGCGTCATCTGACCACCCATGCCGCGTTTGCGCGCGATGCGGGTGCCGAAGCGATTCTGCTGGAAGACGGGGACGTTCTGTCCCTCGCGCCGGGACGTTCTGAAATCGTAGATACGGCCCCGACGGGGCGGTTGGCTCTGGATGGCGGGCGTCTGTTGCCGATGACGGGGGGTGTTCTCGCGGCGCGTCGTAAGATGCTATTCAATGGCATGGTGCTGGCCAGCTTCGCCGTAGATGACGAAGGTTATGTTATCGGCGAGCCAAAAATCAGCGCACCGGGCCTGCTGGAACCGGACGATCCGGAAAGCACGCGAATTTCCGAAGAATTTGCCGATGCGATCGACGAAATTCCTGATGAACTTCGTCGCGATGACGCCACTTTCCGCGATGCGGCGAAAACCGCGCTCCGTCGCGCTTTAGGGCGCAAGCTTCAAAAGCGCCCGTTGGTGGATGTGCATTTGTTGCGCGTCTGA
- the proS gene encoding proline--tRNA ligase, producing the protein MRMSRGFLPTLKEVPAEAQIASHRLMLRAGLIRQTAAGIYAWLPMGLRVLRHIEQVVREEQNAIGAQELLMPTIQSSELWRRSGRYDAYGPEMLRIRDRQDREMLYGPTNEEMITDLVGQTIKSYRELPKTLYHVQWKFRDELRPRFGVMRGREFFMKDAYSFDASYEDAVATYRRMMLAYLRTFQRLGVQAVPMVADTGPIGGNLSHEFLILAPTGESGVFYDAALEEQDWLAEKVDIDDHASLETFFNQVTQSYAATDEMHDQAEWDKVPENRRREGRGIEVGHIFYFGTKYTEGMDISVSGADGAPLYPEMGSYGIGVSRLVAAIIEASHDDAGIIWPASVAPYKAVILNLKPGDKQSDALCEKLYGHAPDALLYDDRNDRPGVKFNDADLMGHPWQMIVGPRGAKEGKVELKHRATGERFDLSVDEALAKVFAP; encoded by the coding sequence ATGCGTATGTCACGCGGCTTTTTGCCAACCTTGAAAGAAGTTCCTGCAGAGGCGCAGATTGCCTCGCATCGTCTGATGTTGCGCGCTGGCCTCATTCGCCAGACCGCTGCCGGAATTTACGCGTGGCTGCCTATGGGTTTGAGGGTTTTGCGCCATATCGAACAGGTTGTTCGTGAGGAGCAAAACGCCATTGGCGCGCAGGAGCTTCTGATGCCGACGATTCAGTCATCTGAATTGTGGCGGCGTTCGGGACGTTATGACGCTTATGGACCGGAGATGTTGCGTATTCGCGATCGGCAAGATCGCGAAATGCTTTATGGCCCTACCAATGAAGAAATGATTACGGATTTGGTCGGCCAGACTATCAAATCCTACCGTGAACTGCCCAAGACGCTGTATCATGTCCAGTGGAAATTCCGTGACGAACTGCGCCCTCGCTTCGGTGTGATGCGTGGACGCGAGTTCTTCATGAAGGATGCTTATTCCTTCGATGCGTCCTATGAGGATGCGGTGGCCACGTACCGCCGTATGATGCTGGCCTACCTGAGAACGTTTCAACGCTTGGGCGTGCAGGCCGTGCCGATGGTGGCAGATACGGGACCAATTGGCGGTAATCTAAGCCATGAGTTTCTTATCCTTGCGCCAACGGGCGAGAGCGGCGTGTTTTACGACGCAGCGTTGGAGGAGCAGGATTGGCTCGCCGAAAAGGTCGATATCGACGATCATGCGAGCCTTGAGACGTTCTTCAATCAAGTGACGCAGTCCTATGCCGCGACGGACGAGATGCACGATCAGGCCGAATGGGATAAAGTGCCGGAAAATCGTCGCCGTGAGGGCCGGGGAATAGAAGTCGGGCACATCTTCTATTTCGGCACGAAATATACGGAGGGCATGGATATTTCGGTAAGTGGTGCGGATGGTGCGCCGCTTTATCCTGAAATGGGATCTTACGGGATCGGCGTTTCGCGTCTGGTGGCAGCCATTATCGAGGCGAGTCATGATGATGCCGGAATTATTTGGCCTGCGTCTGTCGCGCCCTACAAAGCCGTTATTCTCAATTTGAAGCCGGGCGATAAGCAATCGGACGCTTTGTGCGAAAAACTATATGGTCATGCGCCGGATGCGCTTCTTTATGATGATCGTAACGATCGTCCTGGCGTCAAATTCAACGATGCTGATCTGATGGGACATCCGTGGCAAATGATTGTCGGACCTCGCGGTGCGAAGGAAGGGAAAGTCGAACTCAAGCATCGTGCAACGGGCGAGCGTTTCGATTTGTCGGTTGACGAGGCTCTGGCGAAAGTTTTCGCACCCTAA
- a CDS encoding type III pantothenate kinase — translation MLLVVDAGNTNIVFAVHDGASWQGTWRISTNDQRTSDEYAAWLLLLLERSQIDPKKISRAIIGTVVPAALYHLRRLCRQWLAIEPLIANAALDWGYPVHVDTPEEVGVDRRLNGLAAQHLFGGPLIVVDFGTATTFDVVDAQGAYCGGAIAPGVNLSLEALHQAAARLPRISVGRPSAAIGRSTTVAMRSGLFWGYVGLVEGIVSRIALEMGPPVKVIATGGLAPLFSEGTELFQHVAPKLTLDGLRLLAARNTSYSAIPAPG, via the coding sequence GTGCTCCTCGTCGTTGATGCTGGCAACACCAATATTGTGTTCGCTGTCCATGACGGGGCAAGCTGGCAGGGCACGTGGCGTATTTCCACGAACGATCAACGTACGTCGGACGAATATGCGGCATGGTTATTGCTGCTGCTTGAACGCAGTCAGATCGACCCTAAAAAAATCAGTCGCGCGATTATTGGAACGGTCGTGCCGGCGGCGCTCTATCATTTGCGCCGTCTTTGCCGCCAATGGCTGGCCATAGAACCTTTGATCGCAAATGCCGCGCTTGATTGGGGCTATCCCGTCCATGTCGATACGCCGGAAGAAGTTGGTGTCGATCGACGCCTTAATGGTCTGGCGGCTCAGCATTTATTCGGTGGCCCGTTGATCGTGGTCGATTTCGGAACTGCAACGACATTCGATGTCGTCGATGCGCAGGGCGCTTATTGCGGTGGTGCGATTGCGCCGGGTGTCAATCTTTCGCTGGAGGCTTTGCATCAGGCCGCCGCGCGTTTGCCGCGCATCAGCGTAGGGCGGCCTTCCGCCGCGATCGGGCGTAGTACGACGGTCGCAATGCGTTCCGGGCTTTTTTGGGGATATGTCGGGCTAGTCGAAGGCATCGTCTCGCGCATTGCGCTGGAGATGGGCCCTCCGGTCAAAGTCATCGCGACGGGTGGTCTTGCCCCTTTATTCTCGGAGGGGACAGAGCTTTTCCAGCATGTCGCTCCCAAACTGACGCTTGATGGTTTGCGCCTGCTTGCTGCGCGCAACACTTCTTATTCCGCCATTCCGGCACCGGGATAA